CTGGAGTCGGTGGAGCGGAAGGTTTTCGAACAGGGGCGCGGCGGTTATTGCTACGAACTCAATCAACTGTTCTTCGCGCTGTTGCAGGCGCTCGGCTTCAACGTCCGTGCGATCACCGGACGGGTGGTCATGAATGCCCCCGAAGGTGCCTGGACTGCACGGACCCATCGCTTGAGCCTGGTGACAATCGATGATGTTCGCTATATCACCGACGTCGGCTTCGGCGGCATGGTGCCGACTGCGCCGCTGCTGCTGGATAGCCGCGAGATGCAACTGACCCCGCATGAGCCGTATCGAATCGACGTCAACGAGGACGGCTATCTGTTGCGTGCAAAAGTCGCCGATGAATGGCGTCCGATGTACCTGTTCGATCTGCAATGCCAAGAGGAAATCGACTTCACCGTCGGCAATTGGTACGTCTGCTCCCACCCGGAATCACCGTTCATGGGCCGCCTGATGGTCGCTCGCACCGGCGATGGGGTGCGCAAGACCCTGAACGGCAACAGTTATGCGTTGCACCGAATCGGGCATGAAAGCGAGCGTCGCACCATCAACGACGCCGATGAGTTGATCGAGCTGTTGGAGAATGAGTTCAGCCTGCGAGTGCCGCCACTGGCCTCGCTGCGTCCGGCCATCGAGCAGCTATTGGTGTGACGTTTTGATCATTATGGTTTGGAAATTGCAGTCCTGTTGATGCCGCCACTGGCAACAAGTTGTATACAACTCTATGGACATTGGCCTGAGTTTTGAATACAGTGTGCGCATAACAAAAAACAGGGAACCCCCGAACCATGAAAACGCCCCATGTTTCACTCCCACGGCCCGAGGACGAAAACCTCGGCGTCGGCGCGAATATGGCTTACGGCCTGCAACATGTGTTGACCATGTATGGCGGCATCGTCGCGGTGCCCTTGATCATCGGCCAGGCGGCCGGACTGTCGCCGGCAGACATCGGTCTGCTCATCGCAGCCTCATTGTTCGCGGGGGGGCTGGCGACCCTGCTGCAAACCCTTGGCCTGCCGTTCTTTGGCTGCCAATTACCACTGGTCCAAGGTGTTTCGTTTTCAGGCGTCGCGACCATGGTTGCGATTGTTGGCACCGGTGGTGAAGGGGGCTTCCAGGCGATCCTTGGCGCGGTCATCGCCGCCTCCTTGATTGGTCTGTTGATCACCCCGGTGTTTTCGCGGATCACCCGGTTCTTCCCGCCACTGGTGACCGGCATCGTCATTACCACTATCGGCCTGACACTGATGCCAGTGGCGGCGCGCTGGGCGATGGGCGGCAATAGCCACGCCCCTGACTTCGGCAGCATGGCCAACATCGGCTTGGCTGCTGTGACGCTGGTACTGGTGTTGTTGTTGAGCAAAATGGGCAGCGCGACTATTTCCCGGCTGTCGATCCTGCTGGCGATGGTCATCGGTACGGTCATTGCGGTGTTCCTGGGCATGGCCGACTTTTCATCGGTCAGCGAAGGCCCGATGTTCGGTTTCCCAACGCCGTTCCACTTTGGCATGCCGACCTTTCATATCGCTGCGATTCTGTCGATGTGCATTGTGATCATGGTGACGCTGGTGGAGACCTCAGCCGACATCCTGGCGGTGGGCGAGATCATCGACACCAAGGTCGACTCCCGGCGGCTGGGCAACGGCTTGCGCGCTGACATGCTGTCGAGCATGATCGCGCCGATCTTCGGCTCGTTCACCCAGAGTGCCTTCGCCCAGAACGTCGGCCTGGTGGCGGTGACCGGTATCAAGAGTCGTTTCGTGGTGGCCACTGGCGGGATTTTCCTGGTGGTGCTCGGGCTGTTGCCGTTCATGGGCCGGGTGATTGCCGCCGTGCCGACGTCGGTACTCGGCGGTGCGGGTATCGTGCTGTTCGGTACCGTTGCGGCCAGCGGTATCCGGACCTTGTCGAAGGTCGATTACCGCAACAACGTCAACTTGATCATCGTCGCCACGTCTATCGGCTTCGGCATGATCCCCATCGCCGCGCCTAACTTCTACGATCATTTCCCAAGCTGGTTCGCAACTATTTTCCATTCCGGCATCAGCTCTTCGGCCATCATGGCGATTGTCCTGAACCTCGCCTTCAACCACCTCACCGCCGGTAATTCCGATCAACAATCGGTGTTCGCCGCCGGCACCGAGCGGGTCTTGCGGTATCAGGATCTGGCCGCGTTGCGCGAAGGCGACTATTTCAGCGACGGCAAACTGCACGACTGCGATGGCAATGAGATACCGGTGGTGGCGGTGCCTGACCATCTGGCGCCAGAGCATGGCCCGGCGCGTCTGAAAAGCAGCGAGCATGTCTGAATCCTGATAACAGGACTCCTTCATGAAAAAAGCAGCCTGGGGTCATCGACCGCAGGCTGCTTTTTTATTGCCTGATAACTGATTACCAGCGGCCGTAATGACCGCGTGGCGGGCCGTAGTAATAGCCCCGTGGTGGCCCGTAATAAACCGGAGCCGGGCGGTAGTAGATCGGTTGTTCCACGTACACCGGCTGCGGCTGGTAGTAGACCGGTGGGGGTTGCTGCACATAGACCGGTTGCGGTTGCACATAAACCGGCTGTTGGACGTACACCGGCCGGTCACGGCTGATGAGCGCGGAGCCGACGATGGCAGAGCCGACGATGGCGCCGAACACTGCGGGCCCCTCCCAACCACCGCGACCATGGGCGGATGCCTGGCCGGTGACCGCGAGTGCCCCCACGAGCAGGGCGATGATGGGGAGTGTGCGTTTCATGGCGATTCCTCGTTCCGGCCCCGGCGCCTGTGGTCTGCAACAGACCCAAGTAGGGGCGCGGGGATACTTGCTATGACAGCGATTTTCCCAGGATTTGCGACGCCGTTGGGTAAATATTGTGTAAGGTCTGTCGCTGATTTTTTTTACACAAACGGGCGAGTCGCTGCCCTACGCCCGGTGTCTGATCATCGAATAAACCGGTCAGGACGGCGATTCCGTTTGTCCGAAAAGTGCTCGGAGGAGACCCGTATGCAAATGAATCCCAACAAAGACACCCAGTTGTGCATGTCCCTGTCGGGGCGCCCAGGCAATTTCGGCCTGCGTTTCCACAATCATTTGTATGAACAATTAGGGCTGAACTTCTATTACAAGGCGTTCAGCAGCCAGGACCTGCCCGGGGCCGTGGGCGGTATCCGCGCCCTGGGGGTTCGTGGATGCGGTGTATCGATGCCGTTCAAGGAGGCTTGCATAGCCTTGGTCGATGAGCTGGATCCTTCCGCTGCGGCGATCCAGTCGATCAACACCATCGTCAATACCAACGGCCATTTGAAGGCGTATAACACCGATTACATCGCCGTCGCCCAACTATTGAAAAGCCATGCCGTGCCCACGGAGTCGACCTTCGCGCTACGGGGCAGTGGTGGCATGGCCAAGGCGGTCGCCAGCGCCTTGCGCGACGGGGGCTACAAAAACGGGCTGATCGTCGCTCGCAACGAAACCACCGGACGCGCCCTGGCCGATTCCCTGGGTTACGACTGGCAAGCCGAACTGGGAGAGCGTCGGCCACAGATGCTGATCAACGTGACGCCGATCGGAATGACCGGGGGCGTGGAGGCGGATCAGCTGGCATTCGAGCCGTCCGCCATTACCGCTGCCGAGACCGTGTTCGATGTCGTGGCGATTCCCTCGGAAACGCCGTTGATCGTGCGCGCCAGGGCGGAAGGCAAGCGGGTCATCACAGGGCTGGAAGTCATCGCGATCCAGGCCCTGGAGCAGTTTGTCCTGTACACCGGCGTGCGGCCCAACCTGGAGCAGTTCGAAAAAGCCGTGGCTTTCGCCCGGGCCGCGTAGCGCTGTTATTCCAACCGCGCCAGCCGTTCCTCCAGCGCCGCGATGCGCGCTTCGAGCTCTTCGATGCGCTCCAGCGACACGCCGCCAGCGGTGTTGCGCTCGGCGGGCTGGTGGCGGGCGGTGAGGATGGCCTCGATGTCCGCCGGATCGCCCATGGCATGCACATAACGGTCTTCACGTTGGCCGGCCTGGCGCGGAACCAATAGCGCCAGGCCGCGGGCAATCAGGCGCTCAAGCTGATGCACGACCTGCTCGGTGTCTTCGAAATCGTGCATGCGGCCGCTGCGGGTCAGCAGTTCATTGACCGTTTGTGGGCCGCGCAGGAACAGCAGGCCCATCAGGATCACTTGGGCTGGCACCAATTCCAGCGCCTTGTCGACCCGGTGCTCCCAGCGGTCGGCGCGGCTGCCCATGACCAATCGGGTAAAGCCGCGGCCTTCCAAGGCTCGCAGGCTCTGGCCGACCTGGCCTGGATTGAGATTGGTCACCGGTTCGCGGCTGGTTTTCTGGTTGCAGGCCAGCACCAGGGCGTTAAGGGTGAGAGGATAGGTCTCGGGATTGGTGGCCTGTTTTTCGATCAGTGCACCGAGAATGCGGATTTCTATGCTGGTGAGCCGTGGTTCGTCGGCCGGGCTTTGTTCTTCGATGCTCATCGCGCGTTCCCTATGCTGTGGAAGCCGCCTAGCGTAATCCTTGCGCAATAAAAGACAAGGTGCGTAACAAGCCGTGGCTATAATCGCCCACGTTCGATGTATTCCCTTCTATCACTCGCATGAGATTGCCATGACACTTTCCCTGTATGCCGCTTCCGTCCCGGTCTTCAAGCAGATGCTCAATGCCCTGAGCGACGTCCTGAACAAGGCCGAGGCCCACGCCACTTCGAAGAACATCGACCCGAACGCTTTCCTGCAGGCCCGCCTGTTCCCTGACATGTTCCCGCTGGTGCGCCAGGTGCAGATCGCCGTGGACTTCGCCAAGGGTGTTTCCGCGCGCCTGGCCGAGGTTGAGGTGCCGAAATATGACGACAGCGAGACCACCTTCGCCGAGCTGCAAGCGTTGATCACCAAGGTGCTGGCCTTCATCGAAGGGATCAAGCCTGAGCAGATCGATGGCAAGGAAGGCATCGAGATCGTGACGCGTCCGGGCACGCCGAAGGAGAAGCGCTTCACTGGCCAGAATTATTTGCTGACCTATGGCCTGCCGCAGTTTTTCTTCCATGTGACGACCGCGTACGCATTGTTGCGTCATAACGGCGTGGAAGTGGGCAAGCGTGATTACATGGGCGCTTTCTAAAGCCACCGCCATGAAAAAGCCCGGAACGGTGCGAGCCGTTCCGGGCTTTTCTTTTTTGCGGGGCTGTACGGTTTACGCAGTACGCTGCGCTCGCTCTTCCTCGCCCAGGCAAGCCGCCGCCGTGAACAAGACATCGGTGGACGAGTTCAAAGCCGTTTCAGCCGAATCCTGCAGCACACCGATGATGAAGCCCACCGCAACCACCTGCATGGCGATTTCACTGGGGATACCGAACAGGCTGCACGCCAGCGGGATCAGCAACAGCGAACCACCGGCAACGCCGGAAGCACCGCAGGCGCAGATCGCTGCGACGACGCTCAATAGCACGGCCGTTGGTACATCCACCACAATGCCGAGCGTATGCACGGCCGCCAATGTCAGGACCGTGATGGTGATGGCCGCGCCGGCCATGTTGATGGTAGCGCCCAACGGGATGGAAACCGAGTAAGTATCTTCATGCAGGCCAAGACGTTTGCTCAGTTCCAGGTTCACCGGAATGTTCGCCGCCGAGCTGCGGGTGAAGAACGCGGTGATGCCGCTCTCGCGCAGGCAGGTGAACACCAGTGGGTACGGGTTGCGACGCAGTTTCCAGAACACGATGAGCGGATTGACCACCAGCGCCACGAACAGCATGCAGCCGATCAGCACGGTCAACAGGTGCAGGTAGCCGAGCAGGGCGCTGAAACCGGAGGTGGCGAGGGTCGAGGCCACCAGTCCGAAAATCCCCAGCGGGGCGAAGCTGATGACCAGCCGTACGATCACCGTCACGCCGTTGGACAGGTCTTCCAGCACGGTGCGCGTGGTTTGGCCCGCGTGGCGAATGGCGATGCCCATGCCGATGGCCCAGGCCAGGATGCCGATGAAGTTGCCGGTCATTAACGCACGGACCGGGTTATCGACCACGCTGAGCGCCAGGCTTTGCAATACTTCGCTGATGCCGCCTGGCGCCGTGACGGCAACGTCCTGGGTGGCCAGCACCAGGCTGGAGGGGAACAACGTGCTGGCAATGACCGCGACCACTGCCGCGGCAAAAGTGCCCAGCAGATACAGGAACAGGATGGGCCGGATGTGGGTTTCCTGGCCGTGCTTGTGGTTGGCGATGGAGGCCATGACGAGTACGAACACCAGGATCGGCGCCACGGCCTTGAGCGCGGATACAAACACCTTGCCGATGAACTCGGTGGATTTCGCCAGATCTGGCGCCAGCCATGCCAGGACAATACCGGCGATCAGGCCGATGATGATTCGCGTGACCAGGCCAGTCTGTTTGAGGCGTTGCAAAAGTGAAGGGGACACAGCAGTCATAACGGCATCTCTGATTTTTTTATGTGCAACGGTCAGCCAATCAGGGCAACAAGCGGGCAGGCCACATGAGCTGGACCGAAAAGAAGGTGGAGCAATTTGCAGGCCGCGGACTTTATCACAGCCCGACGAAAAATCTGACGGACCTGTGACGATCCGTCACCCGCACGTTTAAGCGCATTTTGCCGGAAGGAACATTCTGTTAGGCTTTGTTTTCCTCACCTTTCAATATCTCCAGCGGGCCCTTGGCTAACGCTGGTGTCGTCGTTTTGCTGGAGTCTTGCATGCTGTTGCCCATCTTCCTGTTGTCTGCCGCCGGATTTACGGTGCTGACCACGGAATTCATCATCGTCGGCCTGCTCCCCGCCATTGCCCGCGATCTTCAGGTCAGCATTCCCCAGGCCGGGCTGCTGGTGACCTTGTTTGCGTTTACGGTGGCGGCGTTCGGGCCGTTCCTGACCGCCTGGTTCGCCCGTGTCGAGCGGCGCAAATTGTTCATCAGCGTGCTGGTGATGTTCGGCCTGGCCAACACGTTGGCAGCGCTGGCTCCGAATATCTGGGTGATGGCCGTTGCCCGGTTGATCCCGGCGCTGGGCCTGCCAGTGTTCTGGGCGTTGGCCAGTGAAACGGCGGTGGACATCGTCGGGCCGCAGTTCGCCGGGCGTGCCATCGCCAGGATCGGTTTTGGCATCGTCTGCGCCACCGTGTTCGGCATCCCGGTGGGCACGCTGATCTCCGATGCGTTTGGCTGGCGCAGTGCTTTTGCGATCCTGGCGGTCATCGCGTTTGCCAAGGCGCTGCTGCTGTTCATTTACCTGCCGAAGACGAACCTGCATCAGCATCAGGTGAGCTTTCGCTCGCAATTCAAGATCTTGCGCAGCCCTTTGATGCAAGGGCATGTGCTGCTTTCGATCCTGGTCTTCAGCGGCATGTTCACTGCCTATACCTACCTGGCGGATATTCTTGAACGCCTGGCCGGCTTCGACGGCACGCTCGTGGGCTGGTGCTTGATGGGCTTCGGCGCCGTGGGCTTGCTGGGCAATTCCCTGGGCGGTCGCGCGGTGGACCGGCACCCGTTGATCGCGTCGATGGTGTTCTGCCTGTTCATGATCGGCGGGATGGTGGCACTGGTGCCAAGCATTCATTCGACTCTGGGTCTGGCGGCTGCGATGGGGATTTGGGGGGTGACCCAAGCGGCTTTGTTTCTGGTCAGCCACGTACGGCTGATGAAAGCCGCACCCGAGGCACCGGCGTTCGCGGCGTCGCTGAACATCGCTGGCGCCAACCTGGGCATTGGCCTGGGCGCGATGGTGGGCGGGCGGGTCATTGATACCCTGGGGTTGGGCAATGTCGGTTTCGCGGCGGCCGGATTCATCCTGGTGTCGATATTGTTGGCGTTGCTTTTGATGACCTTCAAGCCTCGTGCGGCCTGCGCTTAGACGCTGAACAGCTCGCGGCGCGCACCTTCGGCGATGGCGACGATGCCCGGATGGCTGACCTTGCGCTCCACGGAGATGGCGTAGAAGGACTCGCTCACTGCATCAGTCTGGCCGATGACTTGCACGCCGTATTGCCGCTTGACCTCTTCAGCGATCACGCTGGGGCCGATGAAAATCCCGCTGCCGGATTGACCAAACGCCTGCATCAGCGCGCTGTCGTCGAATTCACCGACGATGCGCGGTTGGATCTGCTGCTCGGCGAACCAGCGTTGCAGGCGGCTGCGGATCACGGTTTCCGGCCCAGGGATCAGCAGCGGGGCGTCATGCAGGCCGTGGGGGAAATCCCGTCCATGACGATCGGCCAGCGCGGCGGTGGCGAAAAAACTGATTCCGCATTCTCCCAGCTTCTGGCTGAAGCCCTTGATATCCAGGTGGCTCGGCATCGGGCTGTCGGAAATCACCAGGTCCAGGCGCTGGATTGCCAGGTCTGCCAACAGCCGTTCGAGCTTGTCTTCGCGACAGGTGATGCGCAGCGGTTCAGTCAGTTCCATGGTCGGCGCCAGCAGCCGATAGACAATCGATTTGGGCACGACATCCGCCACCCCGACCCGAAACAATGTTTGCTGCTCGTTGGGCTGCGCCCGCAGCATCAGTTCCAGTTCGCCGCCCAGTTGGAACATATGCTCGGCATACGGCAATGTCTGGCGGCCGGCCTCGGTCAGTTCCAGTTGGCGTCCGACACGGCGGAACAGCTTGATGTTATAGGTCTGTTCGAACAGCGAAATCTGTCCGCTGATGGTCTGTGGGGTCAGGTTCAGTTGCTCGCAGGCACGCACAATGCTCCCGGTTTTCGCCACCACCCAGAAATAATGCAACTGCCGATAATTGAGCATGACATTGGCCGCTTCGTAAAAACCGAAGTATAACCGCCAAAAATACGAATTTTCCTGAAGTATTTCCGTCTCTAGAATTCCGGGCCATCGGTGAGCCATCTTTTGTGCTCGGTCTATTCTCTGAGAGGCACTGTCCATGATGCATAGAAACCTGGGGCTCGCAGCCTTGCTGTCGTTGTCGTCGGTGGCCCTGGTGGGCTGTGAACAAGCGGAAAAAAGCGCTCAGCAACTTGCCCAGCAATTGAAGGAACAAGCGGTCGAAACGGCCAAGCAGGCCATTGACGATACGCACAAGGCGGCCGAACAAGCCCTCAGCGACGCCACGGGTGGGCTGATCAGTCCCAAGAAAGCGCCTGAAGAAGACGCTGAAGAATCTGAAACCTCCACCAAGACCCTCTAACCCCGTCTAATCGAGTCAGGACTGACCCATGGATTATCTGTTACAACTCGCCGCCAGCCCCACCGCCTGGATTGCCCTTGCAACCCTGGTTGTCATGGAAATCGTGCTCGGCATCGATAACCTGATCTTCATTTCGATTCTGACCAACAAGCTGCCCGAGCAACACCGTGTCAAGGCACGACGGGTAGGCATCGGCATGGCGCTGATCCTGCGCCTGGGCCTGTTGAGCACCATCGCCTTCATCGTGCAGTTGACGGAGCCGGTCGTCGAAATTCTCGGCCAGGCGTTTTCATGGAAGGACATGATCCTGATTGCTGGCGGCCTGTTCCTGCTATGGAAAGCCACCACCGAGATTCACCACAGCATGGACCCGGCGCCCAACGACCCCAAGTCGGCCTCGTCTGGCGTTACCCTGGGTTTTGCCGCCGCGATCGGTCAGATCCTGATGCTTGACCTGGTGTTTTCCATCGACAGCATCATTACAGCGGTGGGCATGACCGAGCACCTGCCGATCATGATCATTGCCGTGGTGGTTTCGGTCCTGGTGATGCTGCTGGCGGCCGAGCCGTTGGCGAAGTTCATCAATGACAACCCCACCGTGGTCATGTTGGCCCTGGGCTTCCTGATCATGATCGGCATGACGCTGATCGCCGAAGGTTTCGGTGCCCATGTGCCTAAGGGCTATATCTATGCGGCGATGGCCTTCTCGGCGGCGATCGAGGTGTTGAACATGTTGTCCCGGCGCGCCAGGGAAAAGGCGATGGTCGAGAACAACTGATTCAACGTGAAAAAAGCCGCCCCGGTCCAACGCCGGGGCGGCTTTTTCATGAGAGGCCGATAAATATCAATGTGCCGCGGCGTGGCCCCTGGCGGGTTTCGAGTTTTGCCGCGCAGGGCTGTGATGGTGACGCCGGGCGATCCGCAACACGCCCCATAACATGGCGGTGGCTACGCTCAACCAGCCGAATATCAGCATCAGAATAGTCGTCGTCAGGCTCATCTGTGCCTCCTTCTGCCCAAGGCCGGGCAATGCACTCATTACAATGGACAGTCTAGTCGCTGAAGTGTTACGAGCAGTCGATCCGTAGAATCGACCAACGGATCGGTTCGTTCTATTGCGAGGGTGAAACTGTCGTTAATGGCTATACCCAGGCTTGCGGGCGCCTTATGATCGTCCGCCCAAGCCCAAGCCCAAGCCCAAGCCCAAGCCCGGCCCGGATGCCGGGTCTGCTTTAACGAGAGAGTCGTTATGTCGCCGGTCATTTCATCTTTTCGATCACTGGTACTGGCGGCGTCCTGCCTCGTCGCCCTGGTGGGGTGCGCGGGGAGCGTGTCGCCGCAGATCCAGCGCCTGCCAGAACGGGTGGAACTCAACAGCGTGCCGTTCTATAGGGGCGAAATGTATCAGGGCGCCCCGCAGTCGCTGGCGGCGCTGCTGACTTTGCAGGGCACCGTCATCACCCCGGGACTGTTGGAAAAACCTCTGCACTTGCCGGGTGGCGAGCCTCGGTTGCAGCAGAACCTGCAAACCCTGGCGCGAGAGTATGGGCTCGTGGTCTATCCGCTCGACAGCGAGCTTGGCGCGTTGCTTGAACAGGTGGCGGCGGGTTATCCCGTGCTGTTGCGCTACACCGAGGGTTCGGCGTTCTGGTCCGGCCCGCGATACGCCATTCTTGCGGGGTATAACCGACAGAAACGCACCGTGCTGCTGCGCTCCGGGATGAACCGGCGATCGTTGATGAGTTTTAGTGCGTTCGAATCAGCATTCAAGGGCGCAGGGGGTTGGGCGGTGCTGGTCCAGCAACCTACGCAGCTTCCGGCCAATGTCGACTCGCAGCGTTGGCTGAAGGCCGCCGGTGAATTGGGCGGGTCAGGGCAGGAGCAGGCGGCAGCGCGCGCCACCAAGGCATTGGGGAACGCACACTGAAGTGACATCCCCGTTCGTCACCTGTCGGGCACGACCATGCTTGCCTCGGGTTCTTATCGTCAGGGCCTGGAGTTTCCGGGCCATGATTCAAGGAGGCAGCAATGGCACAGTCGAAAACACCTTCGGGGCCGCATTCTTCCGAGCATTCATCCGGCGATGACGATCTGGGGTTCGATCCGGATTCACCGGATCTCGACGATCCTCAAGTCGACCCGATAGGTCCCGCGAAGGCGCCCCGGGATGAGAAGGATCAGGATCCGCCTTCTTCCAAGCCTTATGATCCATTGGGCGATCTGAAGCCCTGAATGTGAATAGCCCCGACGAGTCGGGGCTATTCATTGTGGGCGTATCCGCCTTATTTGGACGCTTCCACCACGCCGCTCTGGCGACTCTTGAGGTTCTTGGCGGCTTTGTATTGCAAGGCAACTGCCGGAACGCTGGCGCTTTTCCCCGTCTCCACCCAGCTGCGGATACGGCTGGCGTCGGCGAAGTGAGTGTATTTGCCGAACGCATCGAGAATGACCAAGGCCATCGGCCGATTCCCCATCTTGGTCAACAGGACAAGGCAATGGCCTGCCTCGTTGGTGAAGCCGGTCTTGGTCAGTTGGATGTCCCAGTTGGCCTTGTGCACCAGATGATCGGTGTTGCGGAAACCGAGACTGTAGACCGGTTTACGGAACGTCACCGTCTTTTCCTTGGTGGTGCTCAGTTCACTCAACAGCGGGTATTTGCGAGCGGCCATCAGGAGTTTTGTCAGGTCGCGGGCGGTCGACACGTTGTGGATAGACAGGCCGGTCGGCTCGACGTAATGGGTGCTGGTCATGCCGAGGGCCTTGGCCTTGGCATTCATCGCCGCGATAAACGCCGCGTAGCCGCCCGGATAGTGATGGGCGAGGCTGGCCGCAGCGCGGTTTTCCGACGACATCAGTGCGATCAACAACGTATCACGGCGGGACAGTTCGCTGTTGAGCTTGACCCGGGAGAACACGCCTTTCATTTCCGGCGTGTTGGTGATGGTCATGGAGATGTATTCGTCGAGGTCCTGCTTGGCGTCTAGCACGATCAGCCCCGTCATCAACTTGGTCACCGATGCAATCGGCACCACGACGTCCGGATTGCTCGAATAAACCACCTTGTCTGTCTGTAAATCCAACAGGATGGCGCTGCCGGAGGCGACTTGAAGTTTCGATGTGTCCCGTGGCGCCGCGATGGTTTCCTGCGCATTGACGTTTTGCGTGATGAAGGTGCCTGAGAAAGCGAAAAACAGGCTGAGGATCGAAAGACGAATTTTCACGCGAGTAGACTCGATGGAGTTAAAAAGGCCATTAAACAGCGGCTTGTTGAAAAAACGCCGCATTTTATGAGTATGGGCGAGGACAGCGCTATATGCCCATGCCAGCGGGGCTGAAGAATAAATAAAGTTTAATGGACGGGGATCCTGGCGAGTCGGATCTGAAAAATTTGTAATCCGAGCGCCACGAGCCTGATCAAAGCTCCAGCCCCTGAAAAAAGCTGTGGGAGCGAGCTTGCTCACGATAGGGTCGTGTCCAGTCAACAAGTGTGTTGCCTGGTGCACCGCTATCGCGAGCAAGCTCGCTCCCACAGGTTTGGTTGGGGCTTTTGTCAGCTATGCAGCGTTTCGGCCGCGTACAGCGTGTTCTCCAGCAGGCAGGCCCGGGTCATCGGGCCGACGCCGCCCGGTACCGGGGTGATCCAGCCGGCGCGGGGCAGGGCAGTCTCGTAGACCACGTCACCCACCAGCTTGCCGTCTTCCTGGCGATTGATGCCCACGTCGATGACGATCGCGCCTTCCTTGATCCACTCACCCTTGACCAGGCCTGGCTTGCCCGCCGCCACGACCACCAGGTCGGCACGGCCGACGTGGCCCGCCAGGTCCTTGGTGAAGCGGTGGGTCACGGTGACGGTGCAGCCGGCCAGCAGCAATTCCATGGCCATTGGGCGGCCAACGATAT
This genomic interval from Pseudomonas alvandae contains the following:
- a CDS encoding peptidase C39 family protein, with the protein product MSPVISSFRSLVLAASCLVALVGCAGSVSPQIQRLPERVELNSVPFYRGEMYQGAPQSLAALLTLQGTVITPGLLEKPLHLPGGEPRLQQNLQTLAREYGLVVYPLDSELGALLEQVAAGYPVLLRYTEGSAFWSGPRYAILAGYNRQKRTVLLRSGMNRRSLMSFSAFESAFKGAGGWAVLVQQPTQLPANVDSQRWLKAAGELGGSGQEQAAARATKALGNAH
- the pbpG gene encoding D-alanyl-D-alanine endopeptidase — encoded protein: MKIRLSILSLFFAFSGTFITQNVNAQETIAAPRDTSKLQVASGSAILLDLQTDKVVYSSNPDVVVPIASVTKLMTGLIVLDAKQDLDEYISMTITNTPEMKGVFSRVKLNSELSRRDTLLIALMSSENRAAASLAHHYPGGYAAFIAAMNAKAKALGMTSTHYVEPTGLSIHNVSTARDLTKLLMAARKYPLLSELSTTKEKTVTFRKPVYSLGFRNTDHLVHKANWDIQLTKTGFTNEAGHCLVLLTKMGNRPMALVILDAFGKYTHFADASRIRSWVETGKSASVPAVALQYKAAKNLKSRQSGVVEASK
- a CDS encoding TerC family protein, giving the protein MDYLLQLAASPTAWIALATLVVMEIVLGIDNLIFISILTNKLPEQHRVKARRVGIGMALILRLGLLSTIAFIVQLTEPVVEILGQAFSWKDMILIAGGLFLLWKATTEIHHSMDPAPNDPKSASSGVTLGFAAAIGQILMLDLVFSIDSIITAVGMTEHLPIMIIAVVVSVLVMLLAAEPLAKFINDNPTVVMLALGFLIMIGMTLIAEGFGAHVPKGYIYAAMAFSAAIEVLNMLSRRAREKAMVENN
- a CDS encoding DUF6021 family protein, producing MAQSKTPSGPHSSEHSSGDDDLGFDPDSPDLDDPQVDPIGPAKAPRDEKDQDPPSSKPYDPLGDLKP